The following coding sequences lie in one Xiphophorus maculatus strain JP 163 A chromosome 4, X_maculatus-5.0-male, whole genome shotgun sequence genomic window:
- the rec114 gene encoding meiotic recombination protein REC114, with product MAASNIWTLRRFGHFVPQTERKPWKVSEAKANEPKIVMTLLESGYLLVLQGQESLATVPLHDGSNSLKVQHKSDNLMIRFTVKGESRMIRMQFDGSSTAEAVNQCSRAVEKLSAYVPVTSLEVAATHPNQPPVEVPPAAQQACQRKTGQPEPEAVHGSVSIKRLTEHYLGETTLALPNIYSPCSLASGDLEPILRVCLLDPSFPAFVEKVQEELEKLQEE from the exons ATGGCAGCGAGTAACATATGGACATTGAGACGCTTTGGGCATTTTGTGCCACAAACTGAACGAAAGCCTTGGAAG gttTCAGAGGCAAAGGCCAATGAACCTAAAATTGTCATGACGTTGTTGGAATCTGGATATTTGCTGGTGCTGCAAGGGCAAGAAAGCTTG gcCACAGTCCCTTTGCACGATGGCTCCAACTCTCTTAAAGTACAGCACAAATCTGATAACCTGATGATCCGATTTACTGTGAAG GGGGAGAGCCGCATGATAAGGATGCAGTTTGATGGCAGCAGCACAGCAGAGGCCGTAAATCAGTGTTCAAGGGCTGTGGAAAAGTTGTCGGCATATGTTCCTGTCACCTCTCTGGAAGTTGCTGCGACACATCCAAATCAACCCCCCGTTGAGGTCCCACCAGCAGCACAG CAGGCATGTCAGAGAAAGACTGGGCAGCCTGAGCCTGAAGCTGTCCACGGCTCTGTGTCCATCAAGCGTCTTACTGAG CACTACCTGGGAGAGACTACTCTGGCTCTCCCTAACATATACAGTCCCTGTTCTTTGGCATCAGGTGACTTGGAACCCATCCTGCGGGTCTGCCTCCTGGATCCCAGCTTCCCTGCGTTTGTAGAGAAGGTACAGGAGGAGTTGGAGAAACTGCAAgaagagtga